TTTTCTCCATTGGCTTTCATATCAATCAGCGACTTAGTAGTCACTTTTTTATAATCTTTCTTTGCTACTGACATTGTTGTTTATTTTGTAATTCCTTGTAAAAGTAGAGTAAAAAGACTTGAAATAAAAAATTTAGCAGTAATAAATCAATTCTACTCGCAATAATTCATTATTGCGAAACTCAAAACTGTAGAGTACATCCTCCACCGCAATGTAATAAGTATGTTCAATTGGATCAATGGTCGTGATTAATCCCTTGGCTAATTTTAGGAAAAGTGCTTCTGTCGTATACTGCTCCAACAAGTGATTATCTAGGATAAAACCATTTTTATTGAGCATGTCCATTTTTCTTACCTTATAGGTATGATCAAGGTCATGCGTGATAAATTCAGCCGAATTAAAGTAGGAGTTAGATTCATAATCCCCCAAGGCACAATCTTCTAAATTGGAAGATTCATCAATAGGATACCCTAAGTAGTTGTGAATCCAATCGATATCAAAACCATCTATAGGTTCAACTTTTCCGTTTAAAGCAAAGCCAAATTGCTTTTTCTTCACCATTTTGTTCACTTTAGAGGAATCACCCACTTTAGGCATGGATTTAAATACTTCCAATTGCATTTTCAACAATTCTACTTTTTCCGTTTCATCTTGTTTTGTTGCAAAGTCGATATAAAGCTGAATGGCCTTTTGCGTTTCTTTGTCTTCGCTGTTCCAACCTAATTCTAAGATGCGCTCCGCGTATTTGCGTTGTTCGTTCACTTCGGTTGCTCCTTTGTACGCTTGGATCAACTCACTCATCACAGGGCGTTCACCTAAATATTGTACCGCTACATAACCATATCCATCTTTATACGAAATCGGCACCCATGCATTTTTATCATACGGATAAAACTCAATCGGTACTGCCGTTCCAATTAAGACCGTTCCCAATACACTAGCGGTACTATTTGGGTATTCGCGCACCTTTAATCCCGCTACAGTTGTGAAAAGGTGAGGAGATCCATAGTACTCATCCATTTCAATAATTGGAGCAGGTGCTTCAGGTGAATCTTCGGTATAGTATTCTTTTAGGTTTTGGGTATCCACAATATAAATGGGATTCTCATAATCACGGTCGATCTGTACTAGGCGTTTGTTGATTTTCTCATAGTAAGAAAGATGT
The window above is part of the Myroides odoratus DSM 2801 genome. Proteins encoded here:
- a CDS encoding SH3 domain-containing protein: MKTLVQALLFCCTLPVLAQSPTLYTSKPTEAYKDKAATQKAGIFISNAHLSYYEKINKRLVQIDRDYENPIYIVDTQNLKEYYTEDSPEAPAPIIEMDEYYGSPHLFTTVAGLKVREYPNSTASVLGTVLIGTAVPIEFYPYDKNAWVPISYKDGYGYVAVQYLGERPVMSELIQAYKGATEVNEQRKYAERILELGWNSEDKETQKAIQLYIDFATKQDETEKVELLKMQLEVFKSMPKVGDSSKVNKMVKKKQFGFALNGKVEPIDGFDIDWIHNYLGYPIDESSNLEDCALGDYESNSYFNSAEFITHDLDHTYKVRKMDMLNKNGFILDNHLLEQYTTEALFLKLAKGLITTIDPIEHTYYIAVEDVLYSFEFRNNELLRVELIYYC